Proteins from a single region of Rhodovibrio salinarum DSM 9154:
- a CDS encoding ATP-binding response regulator, with protein MPNRPETSPFVTWPADRLILLFQEACPALVDETIRLAVQKGYADRTSSLRGAWTEAAERLNACLAAYLSDPWRHAGLNGLHDYRGDACFDRLRELARRHRAGGVSLELHNGLFKLYRRVYLKHFAAVLAVSTDREPPLRNPDAFLTRLDDFFDEAELAMLAPWAEGGSEDAVLGERLRRLTQERDQYFAALESLRDPVFIASNDGKLVTANRAAMQVFLDLSEAGALTYRLALQPHRIELQAIVDEVLGTKGSHWDAVWLQTSRGSRAFDIRLRVVEDVVDKIERWRIILMHDVTEHSNAVEAARQAEHTMSLFLAAMSHEIRVPLHSVLGAANLMKDATPGDFEKLLDLLDSSARSLSETLENVLSFSRFEHQAPQPRPENVALHEAVRDLVHTKQIIARQQGVPLNLTIAPNVPRKVRLDWSMAQQVLSNIIQNALRYDDGRGVAVDLGFDGSALVILITDHGSGLPEDIRDMLASPPDNLRPRTTERNGSGLGLAIAQRMILALGGAISVPNSDEGTSIVVKLPFTPVEAEQDAVEPIRRDLSNMTCLVVDDDPINVLVTVAMLERLGFSVDHAQTIDQAHALRLATPDSYDIFIIDYQLPDGRGVDLARMLRQRTAHADTPIFLLSADVGRVRQAPEDAKLFTALLEKPLGVDALAQALRTGVTRTTTSLHMLADLSPRAQRRMTEAFGESWAAFLALLNDTNAEDKEEEIAKLAHKLVSGATIFGLQKIVERLRYIEISHTDPSYSAQARIDARQALAACKLPEHWADDLERFQL; from the coding sequence ATGCCGAATCGGCCCGAAACATCCCCGTTCGTAACCTGGCCAGCCGACCGGCTGATCCTACTGTTTCAGGAGGCCTGTCCGGCCCTGGTCGACGAAACCATCCGCCTCGCGGTGCAAAAGGGCTACGCTGATCGAACCAGCTCGCTGCGCGGCGCCTGGACCGAGGCCGCCGAACGGCTCAATGCCTGCTTGGCGGCGTATCTCTCCGATCCCTGGCGGCACGCCGGCCTCAACGGACTACACGACTATCGCGGCGATGCATGCTTCGACAGGCTGCGCGAGCTCGCGCGGAGACATCGCGCCGGCGGCGTGTCGCTTGAACTGCACAACGGCCTCTTCAAGCTCTATCGCCGGGTTTATCTGAAGCATTTCGCAGCCGTGTTGGCGGTGTCGACCGACCGTGAGCCGCCCTTGCGCAATCCCGACGCGTTCCTGACGCGGCTCGACGATTTCTTCGATGAAGCCGAGCTGGCGATGCTCGCTCCCTGGGCTGAGGGCGGTTCTGAGGACGCGGTCCTGGGTGAGCGTCTGCGACGTCTGACTCAGGAGCGCGACCAGTATTTCGCGGCGCTGGAAAGCCTACGGGACCCGGTTTTCATTGCCTCCAACGATGGAAAGCTCGTCACCGCCAACAGGGCCGCAATGCAGGTTTTCCTGGATTTATCGGAAGCCGGTGCGCTGACCTACCGCTTGGCCTTGCAGCCGCACCGTATCGAACTTCAGGCGATCGTCGACGAGGTCCTCGGCACCAAAGGCAGTCACTGGGATGCCGTCTGGCTCCAGACCTCGCGCGGCAGCCGGGCATTCGATATTCGGCTGCGTGTGGTCGAGGACGTCGTCGACAAAATCGAGCGCTGGCGGATCATCCTGATGCACGACGTGACCGAGCACTCCAATGCTGTCGAGGCTGCGCGCCAGGCTGAGCATACGATGTCGCTCTTTCTCGCCGCCATGTCGCACGAGATCCGCGTCCCCCTCCACAGCGTACTTGGCGCGGCAAATTTGATGAAGGACGCTACGCCCGGCGATTTTGAAAAGCTGCTCGATCTGTTGGATAGCTCGGCCCGCTCCTTGAGTGAGACACTGGAGAACGTCCTCAGCTTTTCGCGATTCGAACATCAAGCGCCCCAGCCGCGCCCCGAAAACGTGGCGCTGCACGAGGCGGTCAGGGACCTCGTTCACACCAAGCAGATCATCGCGCGCCAGCAAGGCGTGCCCTTGAACCTGACGATCGCGCCCAATGTGCCGCGCAAGGTCCGATTGGACTGGTCGATGGCACAGCAGGTGCTCAGCAACATCATCCAGAACGCCTTGCGTTACGATGACGGACGCGGCGTCGCCGTCGACCTCGGGTTCGACGGGTCCGCACTCGTCATTCTCATTACTGATCATGGTTCCGGCCTGCCCGAAGACATTCGCGACATGCTTGCCAGTCCGCCGGACAATCTTCGTCCTCGCACCACGGAACGGAACGGATCGGGCCTCGGATTGGCGATCGCGCAGCGGATGATCTTGGCTCTTGGCGGTGCTATCAGCGTGCCGAACAGCGACGAAGGCACGTCGATCGTCGTGAAACTCCCCTTTACCCCCGTGGAAGCCGAGCAGGATGCTGTCGAACCGATACGGCGTGACCTCTCCAACATGACCTGTCTCGTCGTCGACGACGACCCGATCAATGTGTTGGTTACTGTCGCCATGCTCGAGCGGCTGGGATTTTCGGTCGACCACGCGCAGACCATCGACCAGGCTCATGCCTTGCGCTTGGCAACGCCCGATTCCTACGACATCTTCATCATCGATTATCAACTGCCCGATGGCAGGGGCGTCGATCTGGCGCGCATGCTACGGCAAAGAACCGCCCATGCGGACACGCCAATCTTTCTTCTCAGCGCCGATGTCGGCAGAGTCCGCCAGGCGCCGGAAGATGCGAAACTTTTCACCGCGCTTCTCGAAAAACCTCTCGGCGTCGATGCTTTGGCCCAGGCATTGCGAACCGGCGTGACACGTACAACAACGTCGCTCCACATGCTCGCAGACCTGTCGCCCAGAGCACAGCGGCGCATGACCGAGGCGTTTGGCGAAAGCTGGGCGGCGTTCCTGGCGCTCCTCAACGACACGAACGCCGAGGATAAGGAGGAAGAGATTGCAAAGCTCGCCCACAAGCTTGTGAGCGGTGCCACGATCTTCGGCTTGCAGAAGATCGTCGAACGGCTTCGCTATATCGAAATCTCGCACACGGACCCCTCATATTCCGCGCAAGCGCGTATCGATGCGCGCCAAGCTTTAGCCGCCTGCAAGCTCCCTGAGCATTGGGCAGACGATCTCGAGAGGTTTCAACTGTGA
- a CDS encoding c-type cytochrome has protein sequence MALKRKTLYRLAGGTALLGVLGFVVLTSPWTWSLTHPGRDLPNLTGADLDRGRIIFLASDCATCHATPNQDDDTVLGGGRVLDTAFGKFHIPNISPDKAHGIGEWTLAEFDRALREGVGPGGLWPEGENLYPAFPYTSYQRLTGEDVRDLYAYMMTLPAEDDVVPDHELKFPYNLRRGIGVWRLAFLDGKRGEERPVPEDVDAAQFKRGEYLVEGPAHCAECHSPRTFMGNVIEDERYAGGPNPEGTGYFPNITPDETGIGYWSTASIANYLHTGISPIGRTADGDMAQVIENTSRLPFEDVQAMAVYLKNVPAVDKPAPGMPEPNMTEKVVMLENAVRADPKLPTSAPSTIEQGGDATVIGTKTVWLDEADVGGSSPEHGKLLGGASVHIEHKDGNKVELVLKGWQKEGASSVVYQSKGHRVMTAILDEAAASTVQKGSTETDPDTGQSWAPIQISLWSDDTDLNTDRGDVWAYSQATFEKTCSACHVLPQKRHFTANQWIGTLKSMRRFTSFTDDQYRLILAYLQNHSKDLNKGQEVSDHE, from the coding sequence ATGGCGCTGAAGCGCAAGACATTGTATAGGCTCGCGGGCGGCACGGCGCTTCTCGGCGTGCTTGGCTTCGTCGTTCTGACCAGCCCGTGGACATGGTCGTTGACCCATCCCGGACGCGATCTGCCCAACCTGACAGGCGCCGATCTCGACCGCGGTCGCATTATTTTTCTGGCGTCCGACTGCGCCACCTGCCACGCGACGCCAAACCAGGACGACGATACTGTGCTTGGTGGCGGTCGCGTGCTCGACACCGCGTTCGGCAAGTTTCACATCCCGAACATTTCGCCCGACAAGGCGCATGGGATCGGCGAATGGACGCTGGCCGAGTTCGATCGGGCGCTCCGCGAAGGCGTGGGTCCGGGGGGGCTGTGGCCGGAGGGAGAAAATCTGTATCCGGCATTTCCCTACACGTCTTATCAGCGCCTGACGGGCGAGGATGTCCGCGACCTGTACGCCTACATGATGACATTGCCGGCCGAGGACGATGTCGTCCCGGATCACGAATTGAAGTTTCCATACAATCTTCGCCGCGGCATCGGCGTTTGGCGTCTGGCGTTTCTCGATGGCAAACGAGGCGAGGAGCGTCCCGTTCCCGAAGATGTTGACGCTGCCCAATTCAAGCGCGGTGAATATCTCGTCGAAGGCCCTGCACATTGCGCCGAGTGCCACTCGCCGCGCACGTTCATGGGCAATGTGATCGAAGACGAGCGCTACGCTGGCGGACCCAATCCCGAAGGAACCGGGTACTTTCCGAACATCACGCCGGACGAGACCGGTATCGGTTACTGGTCGACCGCCTCGATCGCCAACTATCTGCATACCGGCATAAGCCCGATCGGTCGCACGGCCGATGGCGATATGGCTCAGGTGATCGAAAACACCTCGCGCCTGCCATTCGAAGACGTCCAAGCGATGGCCGTCTATCTGAAGAATGTTCCCGCCGTCGATAAGCCTGCCCCCGGCATGCCCGAGCCAAACATGACCGAAAAGGTGGTCATGCTGGAAAACGCGGTGCGGGCTGACCCCAAACTTCCGACCTCGGCGCCTTCGACGATCGAGCAGGGAGGCGATGCCACCGTCATCGGGACCAAGACAGTCTGGCTCGACGAAGCCGATGTCGGCGGTTCTTCGCCAGAACACGGCAAGCTGCTGGGCGGCGCCTCGGTGCACATCGAGCATAAGGACGGCAATAAGGTCGAACTCGTGCTGAAGGGCTGGCAGAAGGAGGGGGCATCCTCGGTCGTCTATCAATCCAAGGGACACCGGGTGATGACGGCTATCCTCGACGAGGCGGCTGCGAGCACGGTTCAAAAGGGATCAACTGAAACCGATCCCGATACCGGCCAGTCCTGGGCGCCCATCCAGATCTCCTTGTGGTCGGACGACACCGATCTCAACACCGACCGTGGCGACGTCTGGGCGTATAGCCAGGCGACGTTCGAAAAGACCTGCTCGGCATGCCACGTCCTGCCTCAGAAGCGTCATTTCACAGCCAACCAGTGGATCGGCACTTTGAAGTCGATGCGGCGGTTCACATCCTTCACCGACGATCAGTACCGCCTGATCCTGGCCTATCTGCAGAACCATTCGAAAGACCTGAACAAGGGCCAGGAGGTGAGTGATCATGAGTGA
- a CDS encoding TorD/DmsD family molecular chaperone: MSDTTWLDPDCDAAELAFVAEWLAEQFLTPPETDRVQAMRTLQGQVALHSIGEFVDQGRASDAICRCLAADTVANVTVALQRRHTALFTGIFRHRAISPYASVWDGTGRLYGPAVGRMRALMRNLDVHLDASCTEPADHLSIELVLLAEALREERADCLEALSVELRSWTGPFIAALTRVDGDGFYGSLARLLNGFLDKLPLDQTATLAKTAADQAASGRKDRL, from the coding sequence ATGAGTGACACGACCTGGCTGGATCCCGACTGCGATGCGGCAGAGCTGGCATTCGTGGCGGAGTGGCTGGCCGAGCAGTTCCTGACGCCGCCCGAAACGGATCGGGTCCAGGCCATGCGGACGCTGCAAGGACAGGTCGCCCTGCATTCGATCGGCGAGTTTGTAGATCAGGGAAGGGCGTCGGACGCAATCTGCCGCTGTCTCGCCGCGGATACGGTGGCTAATGTGACGGTGGCACTCCAGCGCCGGCATACGGCCTTGTTCACGGGGATCTTCCGCCATCGCGCGATCTCGCCCTATGCGAGCGTCTGGGATGGCACGGGACGGCTATACGGGCCGGCAGTCGGACGTATGCGGGCCTTGATGCGCAACCTCGATGTCCATTTGGACGCCAGCTGTACAGAACCCGCTGATCATCTGAGTATCGAGCTCGTGCTCCTCGCCGAAGCGTTGCGGGAGGAGCGAGCGGATTGCCTTGAAGCCCTGTCTGTCGAATTGCGCAGCTGGACCGGACCTTTCATCGCCGCACTCACCCGGGTCGACGGCGATGGCTTCTACGGCAGTCTTGCACGGCTCTTGAACGGGTTCCTGGACAAATTGCCCCTTGATCAGACGGCGACGCTCGCCAAGACCGCGGCGGATCAGGCTGCGAGTGGCCGAAAGGACAGACTATGA
- the torA gene encoding trimethylamine-N-oxide reductase TorA: MTKTYKNTSDDLTLSKRDFLKGAGAAAALGFTGLPLLSRGALAQTARKSILSGCHWGVFYGLVDDGRAVEFKPWEGDPAPSPQLPGIRDSIYSESRIRYPMVRRAWLEQGPGADLDGRGSGDFVRVSWDKAIELVANELVRVREKYGQQAVFAGSYGWKSPGKLHNCQTLLRRMMNLTGSYTNSSGDYSTGAAQVILPYVSGSIEVYEQCTTWKNLSENCELMVFWGCNPLNNSQISWQVADHGAWPGVEMLKKSGAKVLCIDPVRTETCKALNGEWIAPRPHTDVAMMLGIAHTLYEENLHDEDFLDRYTTGFDKFLPYLRGTSDGTPKSADWAEQICGVPADQLRDLARRFAKNRTMLALGYSTQRQHHGEQIHWMLITLASMLGQIGLPGGGYGLSYHYSSGGSPTHTTPILKAIDDASGQKSEGAAWLAQSGSLSIPVSRLVETLLNPGKKMQFNGHEIELPLIKLAYWAGGNPFSHQQDRNEMLRAWRELDTFIVHDVQWTASARHADIVLPATTSYERNDIEQVGDYALSHIVAMKKIVDPVFEARSDFDIFAAIADKLGKGYEFTQGRDEMDWIRGIYEAAKIEARAKGMEMPVFDVFWDSNKPLKFPQSEAAADFVRHADFRADPLLNALGTASGKFELYSTAIEKYHYDDCPPHPSWIEPIERLDGPTTRYPLHIATNHPQMRLHSQLCGTVNRKSYEIAEREPCWMNPKDAAARGLSNGDVVRVFNDRGQILAGLTITDEIRPGVVRINEGGWFDPVNPREIGSLDAYGDVNNLTTGVATSKLAQSNCGHTGMAEVERYEGNLPPVTVFSQPA, from the coding sequence ATGACCAAGACATACAAGAATACGTCGGACGATCTGACGCTTTCCAAACGCGACTTTCTGAAGGGCGCGGGCGCGGCCGCGGCGCTGGGATTCACCGGTCTGCCGCTGCTGTCGCGCGGAGCGCTCGCCCAGACGGCGCGAAAGAGTATTCTGTCTGGTTGCCACTGGGGCGTATTCTACGGCCTGGTCGACGATGGCCGTGCCGTGGAATTCAAGCCATGGGAAGGCGATCCGGCTCCCTCGCCGCAGCTTCCCGGTATCAGGGACTCGATCTACTCGGAGTCGCGCATCCGTTATCCGATGGTGCGCCGGGCTTGGTTAGAACAAGGACCCGGGGCCGATCTTGACGGGCGCGGATCCGGCGATTTCGTCCGTGTCAGCTGGGACAAGGCCATCGAACTCGTCGCAAATGAACTCGTTCGTGTGCGCGAAAAATACGGCCAGCAGGCGGTGTTTGCCGGTTCCTATGGTTGGAAGAGCCCCGGCAAGCTCCACAACTGCCAGACCCTGCTACGCCGGATGATGAATCTCACCGGCAGCTATACCAACAGTTCCGGCGATTATTCCACAGGCGCGGCACAGGTCATTCTGCCCTACGTCTCCGGTTCGATCGAAGTGTACGAACAGTGCACGACCTGGAAGAACCTGTCCGAAAACTGCGAACTGATGGTGTTCTGGGGCTGTAATCCGCTGAACAACTCGCAGATCTCCTGGCAGGTTGCCGATCATGGTGCCTGGCCCGGTGTCGAAATGCTGAAGAAGAGTGGTGCCAAGGTTCTTTGCATCGACCCTGTTCGCACCGAGACCTGTAAGGCACTCAATGGCGAGTGGATCGCCCCGCGTCCCCATACCGACGTGGCGATGATGCTCGGCATCGCGCACACGCTTTACGAAGAAAATCTGCACGACGAGGACTTTCTCGATCGCTATACGACAGGGTTCGACAAGTTCCTGCCCTACCTTAGGGGCACAAGCGACGGCACGCCGAAGTCCGCCGATTGGGCAGAGCAGATCTGCGGAGTCCCTGCCGATCAGTTGCGTGACCTCGCCCGTCGCTTCGCCAAGAACCGCACTATGCTGGCGCTGGGGTATTCCACACAGCGCCAGCATCATGGCGAGCAGATCCATTGGATGCTGATCACGCTCGCCTCAATGCTCGGTCAGATCGGCCTGCCCGGCGGCGGCTACGGCCTCAGCTATCACTACTCTTCGGGTGGTTCGCCTACCCATACGACCCCGATCCTCAAGGCCATCGACGATGCGTCCGGGCAGAAGAGCGAAGGCGCGGCCTGGCTGGCCCAAAGTGGCAGTCTGTCGATTCCGGTGTCGCGTCTGGTCGAGACGCTGCTCAATCCCGGCAAAAAGATGCAGTTCAATGGGCACGAGATCGAGCTGCCCCTGATCAAGCTGGCCTACTGGGCCGGGGGCAACCCGTTCTCGCATCAGCAGGATCGCAACGAGATGTTGCGCGCCTGGCGCGAACTGGACACCTTCATCGTCCATGACGTTCAGTGGACCGCATCCGCGCGGCACGCAGACATCGTGTTGCCCGCCACCACCTCCTACGAGCGCAACGACATCGAGCAAGTCGGCGATTACGCGCTGAGCCATATCGTGGCGATGAAGAAAATCGTCGACCCCGTTTTCGAGGCCCGCAGCGACTTCGACATCTTCGCCGCGATCGCGGACAAGTTGGGCAAGGGCTACGAATTTACGCAAGGCCGTGATGAGATGGATTGGATTCGCGGCATCTACGAAGCCGCGAAGATCGAGGCCCGCGCCAAGGGCATGGAAATGCCAGTTTTCGATGTGTTCTGGGACAGCAACAAGCCGTTGAAGTTCCCGCAGAGCGAAGCTGCCGCGGACTTCGTGCGTCATGCCGATTTTCGGGCCGATCCCTTGCTTAACGCCCTCGGTACGGCATCGGGAAAATTCGAACTCTACTCGACTGCCATCGAAAAGTATCACTATGACGATTGCCCCCCGCATCCGTCCTGGATCGAACCCATCGAACGGCTTGACGGCCCGACCACCCGCTATCCGCTTCACATCGCGACCAACCATCCGCAGATGCGCCTGCACTCGCAGCTTTGCGGTACCGTCAACCGCAAGAGCTACGAAATTGCCGAGCGCGAGCCGTGTTGGATGAATCCCAAGGACGCCGCCGCGCGCGGCCTCTCCAATGGCGACGTGGTGCGCGTGTTCAATGATCGCGGCCAGATCTTGGCCGGTCTGACAATCACCGACGAGATACGCCCAGGGGTTGTTCGGATCAACGAGGGCGGTTGGTTCGACCCGGTGAATCCGCGCGAGATCGGCAGTCTCGACGCCTATGGCGACGTCAACAATCTGACGACCGGGGTGGCGACATCCAAGCTTGCCCAGAGCAATTGCGGCCATACTGGCATGGCCGAAGTTGAGCGCTATGAGGGCAATCTTCCACCGGTGACCGTGTTCAGCCAGCCAGCGTGA
- a CDS encoding NAD(P)/FAD-dependent oxidoreductase → MGVQGSSGRYDVLVLGGGAAGLMCARVAGQRGRRVAVVEHMPEVGKKILISGGGRCNFTNLEVAPDRFLSANPHFAKSALKRYTQWDFISLVSDYGIAWHEKTLGQLFCDQSAQQIVDLLLRDCAEVGVEILTSAPVRDVTRAPEPNGGFAVRTESGTLRAPSLVVATGGPSIPKLGATAFAYDLARDFGLPLIEPRPALVPLTLQPADKALAAPLSGLAVDSAVTANGTTFREATLFTHRGVSGPAVLQASSYWQAADLHAGAHAGGRKRAAAAPADLRGLPVRFDLLPEVSDPDWLVAAKAARPRQQLQTVLGEVLPQRLAQRLAAQLADXAGADDRPLAEWPDRALRRIVQQLKDWQLVPAGTEGFAKAEVTVGGVDTAALDSRTMQARDVPGLYVIGEAVDVTGWLGGYNFQWAWSSGWAAGQAV, encoded by the coding sequence ATGGGTGTGCAGGGATCTTCGGGACGGTACGACGTCCTCGTGCTGGGCGGTGGCGCGGCGGGGTTGATGTGTGCGCGCGTCGCCGGGCAGCGCGGCCGGCGCGTGGCGGTGGTCGAGCACATGCCCGAGGTGGGGAAGAAGATCCTGATCTCCGGCGGCGGGCGCTGCAACTTCACCAATCTGGAGGTCGCCCCCGACCGCTTCCTGTCGGCCAATCCGCACTTCGCCAAGTCCGCGCTCAAGCGCTACACGCAGTGGGACTTCATCTCGCTGGTCTCCGACTATGGCATCGCCTGGCACGAGAAGACGTTGGGCCAGTTGTTCTGCGACCAGTCGGCCCAGCAGATCGTCGATCTGCTGCTGCGCGACTGCGCCGAGGTGGGCGTCGAGATCCTGACCAGCGCCCCGGTGCGCGATGTGACCCGCGCACCCGAGCCGAACGGCGGCTTCGCCGTGCGCACGGAAAGCGGCACGCTGCGCGCGCCCAGCCTGGTGGTCGCGACCGGCGGGCCGTCGATCCCGAAGCTGGGCGCCACCGCGTTCGCCTACGATCTCGCGCGCGATTTCGGCCTGCCGCTGATCGAACCGCGCCCGGCGCTGGTGCCGCTGACGCTGCAGCCGGCGGACAAGGCGCTGGCCGCGCCGCTGTCCGGCCTCGCGGTCGACAGCGCGGTCACCGCCAACGGCACGACCTTCCGAGAGGCGACGCTGTTCACCCACCGCGGCGTCTCCGGCCCCGCCGTGTTGCAGGCGTCCAGCTACTGGCAGGCGGCCGACCTGCATGCGGGCGCGCACGCCGGTGGCCGGAAACGCGCGGCCGCCGCGCCGGCCGATCTGCGCGGCCTGCCGGTGCGGTTCGACCTGCTGCCGGAAGTGAGCGATCCCGACTGGCTGGTCGCCGCCAAGGCCGCCCGGCCGCGCCAGCAGCTCCAGACCGTGCTGGGCGAGGTGCTGCCGCAGCGCCTGGCGCAGCGGCTGGCCGCGCAGCTCGCCGATNGGGCGGGCGCGGACGACCGGCCGCTCGCCGAATGGCCGGACCGCGCGCTGCGCCGGATCGTGCAGCAGTTGAAGGACTGGCAGCTCGTCCCCGCCGGCACCGAGGGCTTCGCCAAGGCGGAGGTGACGGTGGGCGGCGTTGACACGGCCGCGCTCGACAGCCGCACGATGCAGGCCCGCGACGTCCCCGGCCTGTACGTGATCGGCGAGGCGGTGGACGTGACCGGCTGGCTCGGCGGGTATAACTTCCAGTGGGCCTGGTCGTCCGGCTGGGCGGCCGGGCAGGCGGTCTAG
- a CDS encoding TetR/AcrR family transcriptional regulator translates to MVEAASAPTRGIDLSELAEHALTLADERGWNDVALRDVAKRAGLPLAQLYRQCPSKWALLRAHARHVDAQVAETLEPEDLQEPAKDRLFEVLMNRFDALGDHKPAVRSILECTLRDPAQAFGGYGQLRRSMTRMLQAADLSTAGVRGELRVNGLCGVYLLALRTWLDDDSADLSKTMAALDGYLRRIERPAEVLEGRERARDVVRDTVKDSPVGRGLSRMVRGAGSDADGPVIEGEATEVPETKGAGTMGEPPVDDPHPGPGSSAVH, encoded by the coding sequence ATGGTTGAGGCGGCAAGCGCGCCCACGCGCGGGATCGACCTGAGCGAGCTGGCGGAGCATGCGCTCACCCTCGCCGACGAACGCGGTTGGAACGACGTCGCGCTGCGCGACGTGGCCAAGCGCGCCGGCCTGCCGCTGGCGCAGCTCTACCGGCAGTGCCCCAGCAAGTGGGCGCTGCTGCGCGCCCATGCCCGGCATGTCGACGCCCAGGTGGCCGAGACCCTGGAGCCGGAAGACCTGCAGGAGCCGGCCAAGGATCGCCTGTTCGAGGTGCTGATGAACCGCTTCGACGCGCTGGGCGACCACAAGCCGGCGGTCCGCTCGATCCTGGAATGCACGCTGCGCGATCCCGCCCAGGCGTTCGGCGGCTACGGCCAGCTGCGCCGCTCGATGACCCGGATGCTGCAGGCCGCCGATCTCTCGACCGCCGGCGTGCGCGGCGAGCTGCGCGTGAACGGGCTGTGCGGGGTTTACCTGCTGGCGCTGCGCACCTGGCTGGACGACGACAGCGCCGACCTGTCCAAGACGATGGCCGCGCTCGACGGCTACCTGCGCCGGATCGAACGCCCGGCCGAGGTGCTGGAAGGGCGCGAACGCGCCCGCGACGTCGTCCGCGACACGGTCAAGGACAGCCCGGTCGGGCGCGGTCTGTCCCGAATGGTGCGCGGCGCGGGGAGCGATGCCGACGGCCCGGTGATCGAGGGCGAGGCGACCGAGGTTCCGGAGACGAAGGGCGCCGGGACGATGGGTGAGCCGCCAGTCGACGATCCACACCCCGGTCCGGGCTCCTCGGCCGTGCACTAA
- a CDS encoding phasin family protein gives MASKTGNPFLDQNFTEMFDPRKYMEHFQSPSMDNTAFMEAHRKNVEALTEANRVAFEGVQAMARRQTEIVREAMDEASKAMQQMQHAGSNEERVAKQTEVAKSAFETSLKHARELAEMSAKSQNEALELINKRIAEGFDEMRDSMQTIVQQGEKATGQATKAAQTAVNTAASATNGSGQTSQGSSASGSSKGKGSSASTSASAN, from the coding sequence ATGGCGAGCAAGACCGGCAACCCCTTCCTGGATCAGAACTTCACCGAGATGTTCGATCCGCGGAAGTACATGGAGCACTTCCAGAGCCCGAGCATGGACAACACGGCCTTCATGGAAGCGCACCGCAAGAACGTCGAAGCGCTGACCGAGGCCAATCGGGTCGCGTTCGAGGGTGTCCAGGCGATGGCCCGCCGTCAGACCGAGATCGTCCGCGAGGCGATGGACGAAGCCTCCAAGGCGATGCAGCAGATGCAGCACGCCGGCTCCAACGAGGAGCGCGTGGCCAAGCAGACCGAGGTCGCCAAGAGCGCCTTCGAAACCTCGCTGAAGCACGCCCGTGAGCTGGCGGAAATGAGCGCCAAGTCGCAGAACGAGGCGCTGGAGCTGATCAACAAGCGCATCGCCGAGGGCTTTGATGAGATGCGCGACAGCATGCAGACCATCGTCCAGCAGGGCGAGAAGGCGACCGGCCAGGCGACGAAGGCCGCGCAGACCGCCGTCAATACCGCGGCCAGCGCGACCAACGGCAGCGGTCAGACCAGCCAGGGCAGCTCCGCGTCCGGCTCCTCGAAGGGCAAGGGCAGCAGTGCTTCGACCAGCGCGAGCGCGAACTAA
- a CDS encoding tRNA-binding protein: protein MAEETAPEIGFTDFQKVDVRVGTISHVEDFPEARRPAYKLWVDFGPLGTRKTSAQVTVHYTKDTLLGRQVAAVMNFPAKQIAKFRSEILVLGFPDENGEVVLIAPDRPVPNGGRLY from the coding sequence ATGGCGGAGGAGACGGCGCCGGAGATCGGGTTCACGGATTTCCAGAAGGTCGACGTGCGGGTGGGGACGATCAGCCACGTCGAGGACTTCCCGGAAGCGCGCCGGCCGGCCTACAAGCTGTGGGTCGACTTCGGTCCTTTGGGCACCCGCAAGACCAGCGCCCAGGTAACCGTGCACTACACGAAGGACACGCTGTTGGGCCGGCAGGTCGCCGCGGTGATGAACTTCCCAGCCAAGCAGATCGCCAAGTTCCGGTCGGAGATCCTGGTGCTGGGCTTCCCGGATGAGAACGGCGAGGTCGTGCTGATCGCCCCCGACCGCCCGGTTCCAAACGGCGGGCGGCTATACTGA